Proteins from one Candidatus Desulfatibia profunda genomic window:
- a CDS encoding DUF502 domain-containing protein encodes MSRFNTFIQNSLIGGVAVILPVALSAFLLKWLFMMVTGIIRPLTTLVFAKSNIQVVFADAIVIAIILFGCFFVGVVVRTRLGIFIQESLEAYILKFAPGYSIIKETVMQFLGKKKFPFSPVVLVRAFENDTLMTGFVTDEHPGGLCTVFVPTGPNVTTGFVFHLSQDNVYPVNVSADQAIRTVISCGVGSGKLLKAYSEDVSRPQNE; translated from the coding sequence ATGAGTCGATTCAATACCTTCATCCAGAATTCTTTGATCGGTGGCGTTGCCGTTATTCTGCCGGTAGCGCTTTCAGCGTTTCTCCTCAAGTGGCTGTTTATGATGGTTACCGGTATCATTCGTCCCCTGACGACCCTGGTTTTTGCAAAATCCAATATTCAGGTGGTTTTTGCCGATGCCATTGTTATCGCCATTATCCTGTTTGGATGCTTTTTCGTCGGGGTTGTCGTAAGAACCCGGTTGGGGATATTTATTCAGGAGAGCCTGGAGGCTTACATTTTGAAATTTGCGCCGGGGTACTCCATCATTAAAGAAACGGTCATGCAGTTTCTGGGCAAAAAGAAATTTCCCTTTTCACCGGTGGTGTTGGTGCGGGCCTTTGAGAACGACACCTTAATGACCGGCTTTGTCACCGATGAGCATCCGGGCGGTCTGTGCACCGTCTTTGTGCCTACGGGACCGAATGTGACGACCGGATTTGTTTTTCACTTAAGTCAGGATAATGTTTATCCGGTGAACGTGTCGGCCGACCAGGCGATCAGGACCGTCATAAGCTGCGGTGTCGGCTCCGGGAAGCTCCTTAAAGCGTATTCGGAAGATGTGAGCCGGCCCCAAAACGAATAA
- a CDS encoding HlyC/CorC family transporter, producing MDSFIFIKLVGVALLIMGNAFFVSAEIALTSARRSRIHQLAQHGDAAAKIVQILHSQPERFYSVTQIGITLMSLGLGAIGIATFTTLLSPLIDFVVAHLSAIIPPAGAQYAVRTTAQVIAFIFISVLHIVGGELAPKVYAFNKPVRTSLVVARTINGLYRLLSSSIWLLNTASNGLLRLFGQKDLAGPSAGHLSISEEELRTILIASESEGILEPEETAMIQGVFDLEEHTVGEIMTPRTKIVGLRKDLTIREFLEIFRKEKHNRYPVYDTYIDNIVGILSIKEVLNHFSAEEGSQKIELPISEIALPPYMVPETKSLSSLLADFKAQRRQMAIVIDEFGGTAGLVTLEDILEEVVGEYEDEFSRTPKLIKTKDKDGKILIDPSIYLEDLEKMIKFSFPSGDYKTLTGLIYQHLDRVPEVGDTLQLPGCKIIVESMQEHRITQVSFERNIVDQAKSSAESGTAGKLPEHS from the coding sequence ATGGATTCTTTTATTTTTATAAAATTAGTGGGGGTCGCCCTGCTCATCATGGGCAATGCATTTTTTGTGAGCGCGGAAATCGCGCTCACCTCAGCGCGACGCAGTCGTATCCATCAACTTGCCCAACATGGTGACGCCGCCGCGAAGATCGTGCAGATTCTGCATTCCCAACCGGAGCGTTTCTATTCGGTAACCCAAATTGGCATCACGCTGATGTCGCTGGGCCTCGGAGCCATCGGGATTGCTACGTTTACTACGCTGCTGAGCCCGTTAATTGATTTTGTTGTCGCCCATCTTTCGGCAATTATACCTCCTGCCGGCGCCCAATATGCCGTCAGAACAACCGCCCAGGTGATCGCCTTTATTTTCATTTCAGTCCTTCATATCGTTGGGGGAGAGTTAGCCCCGAAAGTTTATGCCTTCAACAAACCGGTGCGGACCAGTCTCGTTGTCGCGCGAACGATCAATGGCCTTTACCGTCTGCTTTCCTCATCCATCTGGCTGCTGAATACTGCTTCCAACGGCCTTTTGAGGCTGTTTGGGCAAAAGGATCTGGCCGGTCCGAGCGCCGGACACTTATCCATCTCGGAAGAGGAACTGCGCACAATCTTGATTGCAAGTGAATCCGAAGGCATCTTGGAACCGGAGGAGACCGCGATGATCCAGGGTGTTTTCGACCTCGAAGAACACACCGTGGGCGAAATCATGACACCGCGCACCAAAATCGTCGGTCTGCGCAAAGACCTAACGATTAGAGAATTCCTTGAGATTTTCCGCAAAGAAAAACACAATCGTTACCCGGTCTATGACACTTATATCGACAATATCGTGGGCATCCTTTCGATAAAGGAAGTCTTAAATCATTTTAGCGCTGAAGAGGGCTCGCAAAAGATTGAGCTGCCTATCAGCGAAATTGCGCTGCCGCCTTATATGGTTCCGGAAACCAAGTCTCTCAGCTCCCTGCTTGCAGACTTCAAAGCTCAGAGACGGCAGATGGCCATCGTCATCGATGAGTTCGGCGGTACAGCCGGTCTCGTCACACTGGAGGACATCCTGGAGGAAGTGGTGGGCGAATACGAAGACGAATTCTCACGGACGCCAAAACTTATCAAAACCAAGGACAAAGATGGGAAAATTCTGATTGACCCGAGTATCTATCTGGAGGATTTGGAAAAGATGATCAAGTTCTCCTTCCCCAGCGGAGATTATAAAACATTGACAGGACTCATTTATCAGCATCTGGATCGAGTACCTGAAGTCGGCGATACGCTGCAACTGCCCGGGTGTAAAATCATTGTGGAATCCATGCAAGAGCACCGCATTACCCAGGTTAGCTTCGAGCGAAACATCGTCGATCAAGCAAAGTCGTCCGCCGAATCGGGTACGGCAGGAAAACTCCCGGAACATTCATGA
- a CDS encoding DegQ family serine endoprotease → MCAWIAGCLAGGLIVVVLISQSAAQESKTSLNPLSVPGSFSGLVKKASPSVVNIRTVQVIEKGGSSSLPFDQDDPMKDFFERFFGGQIPYSFKQQSLGTGFIIDRNGLILTNNHVVEQTDEIKVRLWDDKEFDAKIVGRDSMTDLALIRIEPDRPLAPLPLGNSDRVEVGDWVIAIGNPFGLGNSVTAGIVSAKYRQLGTGVYDNFIQTDTPINPGNSGGPLLNTAGEVIGINTAIFTQSGGSVGIGFAIPVNMVKDLLPQLQKGKVIRGWLGVMMQKITPDLKKKLNLKDEKGALVSDVIAGGPAEKSGIIRGDVIVSFDGKEIKEMHELSYIVASTAVGKKVTLKIIRNGITVSKKVIIEEMEREKESQVAGETTPDLGMVLDEITPELARNFGLSIPRGLLVMQVKPNSIAADADLRPGDIILEIDRTPIKDLKTFAVKLQEYQPGDTMLFLVYRRGNTLYLTMTLGK, encoded by the coding sequence ATGTGTGCGTGGATAGCGGGGTGTTTGGCAGGCGGCTTGATCGTCGTTGTGCTGATATCTCAGAGTGCAGCCCAGGAATCCAAAACCTCTTTGAACCCTTTGTCTGTTCCGGGATCATTTTCCGGATTGGTTAAAAAAGCCAGTCCCTCGGTGGTGAATATCCGCACCGTGCAAGTCATAGAGAAGGGCGGGTCATCTTCCTTGCCTTTTGATCAGGACGATCCTATGAAAGATTTTTTTGAACGGTTTTTCGGGGGGCAGATACCATACAGCTTTAAGCAACAGAGTCTTGGGACCGGTTTTATTATCGACCGGAACGGCCTTATTCTGACCAACAACCATGTGGTGGAACAGACGGATGAAATTAAGGTGCGGCTGTGGGATGACAAAGAATTTGATGCCAAAATTGTCGGTCGTGATTCCATGACGGACCTGGCGCTTATCCGTATTGAGCCGGACCGCCCGCTTGCACCCCTTCCACTCGGCAATTCCGACAGGGTCGAGGTAGGGGACTGGGTGATTGCGATTGGGAATCCTTTTGGTTTGGGCAACTCGGTGACCGCCGGAATTGTAAGTGCCAAGTACCGGCAACTCGGCACCGGTGTTTACGATAATTTTATTCAGACCGATACGCCCATTAATCCCGGCAACAGCGGCGGACCGCTTTTAAACACCGCCGGAGAAGTGATCGGAATTAACACCGCAATTTTTACCCAAAGCGGGGGAAGTGTCGGCATCGGGTTCGCCATCCCTGTGAATATGGTCAAAGACCTGCTGCCCCAGCTTCAAAAAGGTAAAGTGATTCGGGGTTGGCTGGGGGTTATGATGCAAAAAATCACGCCTGATCTGAAAAAAAAGCTGAACCTCAAGGATGAAAAGGGCGCTCTGGTTTCGGATGTGATTGCCGGCGGCCCGGCCGAAAAATCCGGGATCATCAGAGGAGACGTGATTGTGTCTTTTGACGGTAAAGAAATAAAAGAGATGCATGAGTTGTCGTATATCGTGGCATCTACGGCGGTCGGCAAGAAGGTTACGCTGAAAATTATCCGCAACGGCATCACTGTCAGCAAGAAGGTAATTATCGAAGAAATGGAAAGGGAGAAAGAGTCCCAGGTCGCCGGTGAAACCACACCGGATCTGGGTATGGTCCTGGATGAGATTACGCCCGAGTTGGCCAGGAACTTCGGGCTGTCAATTCCCAGAGGACTGCTTGTCATGCAGGTAAAGCCCAATTCCATAGCAGCGGATGCCGATTTGCGGCCAGGAGACATTATTCTTGAGATCGACCGGACGCCGATTAAGGACTTAAAGACATTTGCCGTCAAGCTGCAGGAATATCAACCGGGCGACACCATGCTTTTTTTGGTCTACCGGCGTGGGAACACGCTCTATCTGACAATGACGTTAGGGAAATAA
- a CDS encoding YitT family protein — MNSDLKGEGAYSGKLRDVIFTITTLTELPKLKNVIFNIDPEAFVVVNSTLEVLGKRHGTRKLYLRPTLICTCTSGHLLSAGCIS, encoded by the coding sequence ATGAATTCCGATTTAAAAGGTGAAGGTGCCTATAGCGGCAAGCTGAGAGATGTGATCTTTACCATTACCACGCTGACCGAACTGCCCAAGTTGAAAAACGTGATCTTTAACATCGATCCGGAAGCGTTTGTGGTGGTGAACAGCACCCTTGAGGTTTTGGGAAAGCGCCATGGAACCAGAAAGCTTTACTTGCGACCTACCTTGATATGCACTTGCACATCAGGCCATCTTTTGTCTGCCGGTTGTATATCATAA
- a CDS encoding DNA integrity scanning protein DisA nucleotide-binding domain protein, with amino-acid sequence MDKLLLLTKVLKEMLSWKAVLDIFLIATLIFLIYRTFRTLGTWRVLLGILTAVTVFLIANLLELEGINWIYSNLSQVAVLGIIVIFQPEIRKVFERAVSLRRNEAGERRSDFSGLISDAVFALTQQKRGAIIVCPGKEPVRQWLAGGFALDAEPSLPLIMSIFDPNSPGHDGALIIENGRFVQFGVRLPISKTNRLSSEFGTRHHAAMGLSEVTDALVVAVSEEKGSVTTFLRGRLKTAGDKNELCSTIESHWQKTSSFIAMTSFKRYKWKLLPEICLSAVLALLFWATLATSYARIFERSVVVPVEYTAIPQNLVMVGNKPTEVKLRVAGPKPDLDAFGASQASVKINLSDAMAGRQTLAVNEESIKLPKKVRILDMEPASLSILLEEILQKELIVNAQLVGRLPQGLEVVSVDVSPKKVKALYPAGMGKKGEISLMTTPIYLEGIKEDTMLFCKIIGSYDIQPADKRWPDVQVHIKVGRK; translated from the coding sequence GTGGATAAGCTTCTATTGTTGACCAAAGTTCTCAAGGAAATGCTGAGTTGGAAGGCGGTCCTGGATATCTTTCTGATTGCGACCTTGATTTTTTTAATCTATCGTACCTTTCGCACGCTGGGGACCTGGAGAGTCCTGTTGGGCATTTTAACCGCCGTGACGGTTTTTCTGATCGCCAATCTTCTCGAACTTGAGGGAATTAATTGGATCTATTCCAATCTCAGCCAGGTCGCCGTACTGGGCATCATTGTCATTTTCCAGCCTGAAATTCGAAAGGTTTTCGAAAGGGCCGTATCTCTCAGACGAAACGAGGCCGGCGAGAGGCGATCCGACTTTTCCGGGTTGATCAGCGATGCTGTCTTTGCCCTAACCCAACAAAAGCGGGGAGCGATCATAGTATGCCCGGGCAAGGAGCCTGTCAGACAATGGCTGGCCGGAGGCTTTGCGCTCGATGCCGAGCCCAGTCTTCCACTTATCATGAGCATTTTTGATCCGAACTCGCCCGGGCATGACGGCGCCCTGATCATTGAAAATGGGAGATTTGTCCAGTTTGGCGTACGGCTGCCGATTTCGAAAACCAATAGACTTTCGAGCGAGTTCGGAACACGCCATCATGCCGCCATGGGTCTTTCCGAAGTGACCGATGCGCTGGTTGTGGCGGTTTCGGAGGAAAAAGGGAGCGTTACGACCTTTTTACGAGGTAGATTAAAAACAGCCGGAGATAAAAACGAGCTCTGTTCAACGATCGAGTCCCATTGGCAAAAGACGTCTTCCTTTATAGCGATGACATCCTTTAAACGGTATAAATGGAAATTACTTCCTGAAATTTGCCTCAGTGCAGTCCTGGCCTTGTTGTTTTGGGCGACCCTGGCGACATCTTATGCCCGCATATTTGAAAGAAGCGTTGTTGTTCCGGTCGAATATACGGCTATTCCTCAAAACCTCGTCATGGTCGGGAATAAGCCGACGGAGGTCAAGCTTCGTGTGGCCGGTCCCAAGCCGGACCTCGATGCTTTTGGAGCTTCCCAGGCAAGCGTTAAGATTAATTTGTCTGACGCTATGGCAGGCCGGCAAACCCTTGCTGTTAATGAGGAGAGCATTAAACTGCCCAAAAAGGTTCGAATACTCGACATGGAGCCTGCCAGCTTATCGATTTTGCTGGAAGAAATTTTGCAAAAAGAATTAATTGTAAACGCTCAACTGGTCGGCAGACTTCCTCAGGGCTTGGAAGTTGTATCTGTAGATGTCAGTCCAAAGAAAGTGAAGGCGTTGTATCCCGCCGGAATGGGTAAAAAAGGCGAAATCAGCTTGATGACGACCCCGATATACTTGGAGGGTATCAAGGAGGATACCATGCTTTTTTGTAAGATCATCGGATCTTATGATATACAACCGGCAGACAAAAGATGGCCTGATGTGCAAGTGCATATCAAGGTAGGTCGCAAGTAA
- a CDS encoding MFS transporter: MNFHSKTAFKNSIYDGLFANMFATLTGGVFLTGFALYLEMSDLVIGLLGSIPFLVTVFQFPASYFVSRNGHRKQVTYWGAAIARLIWIPILMTALMPFLSNVAKCLVILVLFFLSHTCNSISYVSWLSWTSDLVPDVFRGRFFGTRNMFCGLGGMVAMLFFGNILDFLKSHSPLGLPVGFSITFMSAVFFGILSLYFMKQVPDLPAARPAIRSSLRSLVYLPFSNRNFRNFLIFTFFWSFSVYFASPFFTLYFLRDLKFSYGFVAVLGIISGCADLVGMQLWGLISDKVRNKAVIQIGGWVAIFLPIAWAGVSPDNVVIPVFLHLFGSGFWAGINLCMNNLLLRISPQENKAFFLSSYGIVGGIGAAIAPVAAGLALKPLLNLDFQFFGRQIVPLQIVFLTSTLLRLLSFQLFKYIHEPEEVPLGQLVRVLRNVRGLNLATGFNSLLHPFVEITSKKDQP; the protein is encoded by the coding sequence ATGAATTTTCACTCTAAAACCGCCTTCAAGAATTCAATTTATGACGGCCTGTTTGCCAACATGTTTGCAACCCTCACGGGAGGGGTGTTTTTGACCGGCTTTGCGCTTTACCTTGAAATGAGCGATCTTGTTATCGGCCTTCTGGGTTCGATACCGTTTCTGGTTACGGTTTTTCAGTTCCCTGCATCGTATTTTGTCAGTAGAAACGGCCACAGAAAACAGGTCACCTATTGGGGTGCGGCAATCGCCCGCCTCATCTGGATTCCCATTCTGATGACGGCACTGATGCCTTTCCTGTCCAATGTTGCCAAGTGCTTGGTCATTTTGGTCCTATTTTTTTTATCCCATACGTGTAATTCGATCAGCTATGTTTCGTGGCTGTCCTGGACTTCTGATCTGGTTCCGGACGTCTTTCGCGGAAGGTTTTTTGGAACGCGAAATATGTTTTGCGGCCTTGGAGGTATGGTCGCCATGCTTTTTTTTGGAAACATCCTGGACTTTCTCAAGAGTCATTCACCCCTAGGTTTGCCCGTCGGATTCAGCATTACTTTCATGTCGGCCGTGTTTTTCGGAATATTGAGTCTTTATTTTATGAAACAGGTTCCAGACCTCCCCGCTGCCCGACCTGCAATCCGGAGCTCCCTCCGGAGCCTCGTATATCTTCCCTTTTCAAACCGTAATTTCCGGAACTTTCTGATCTTCACTTTTTTTTGGAGCTTCTCGGTATATTTCGCCAGTCCCTTTTTCACCCTTTATTTTCTTAGAGACCTGAAATTCAGTTACGGCTTTGTCGCCGTTTTGGGTATCATTTCCGGCTGTGCAGATTTGGTCGGAATGCAACTTTGGGGCCTGATTTCCGATAAGGTTCGAAACAAAGCCGTTATTCAAATTGGCGGCTGGGTTGCAATTTTTCTTCCGATCGCTTGGGCCGGCGTGAGTCCCGACAACGTGGTCATACCTGTTTTTCTCCATCTTTTCGGCAGTGGATTCTGGGCGGGAATCAACCTGTGCATGAACAATCTACTGCTGAGGATCTCGCCCCAAGAAAACAAGGCGTTCTTTCTCTCTAGTTACGGCATCGTCGGGGGAATCGGTGCAGCCATAGCTCCGGTTGCGGCCGGCCTGGCACTCAAGCCCTTGCTCAATCTTGATTTCCAGTTTTTCGGACGGCAGATCGTCCCGCTCCAAATTGTTTTCCTGACCTCGACATTGCTTCGATTATTGAGTTTTCAACTTTTCAAGTATATTCACGAACCGGAAGAAGTACCTTTGGGCCAACTGGTGAGGGTCTTAAGGAATGTCCGCGGTCTGAATCTGGCAACTGGATTCAATTCCCTGCTGCATCCGTTCGTTGAAATAACCTCAAAAAAGGATCAGCCTTAG
- a CDS encoding mechanosensitive ion channel, producing the protein MSDLLCLCAGHFKSRLLKIRTLYQFSGIGGSVMLVFFSLTSALWPALPSALEANQTTPPATQQEVPFEIEASSIELKIKEIKSRLAEAEAAENDRTAQQLGVKLSQVQERTTKVRDLETVYQRLNTALKKKTALEKEEDLLRKRVPVQQQIEISREPPYSLSFYDTILAQLATAEHKAETANLAISLADKALLTTRRLLSRTQLQETTTAAFEKTTDYFTIFLIVLFALRVVNIPLTLFTFLGGAVAIGVGFGAQNLINNFISSFIIMAEQPIKIGDLIEIEGNFAMVEEIGARCTRIRTGANVHILVPNSSFLEKNIINWTLSDKEVRAHVTVGVIYGSPVREAERIMLQVANEHKRVRKNPAAFVLFNDFGDNALIFDLYFWISMSRIMDRRTIESDIRFRIDELFRAANIVIAFPQRDVHLDTQRPLEFRLVNADTRFEIKEKK; encoded by the coding sequence ATGTCGGACCTATTGTGCTTGTGCGCCGGACATTTTAAAAGTCGCTTGTTAAAAATCCGAACGCTTTACCAATTCAGTGGTATCGGCGGTTCGGTAATGCTTGTTTTTTTCAGCCTGACATCGGCCCTGTGGCCGGCTTTACCCAGCGCCCTGGAAGCCAACCAGACAACCCCGCCGGCAACCCAGCAGGAAGTCCCCTTTGAGATCGAAGCGAGCAGCATCGAGCTTAAGATCAAGGAAATCAAAAGCAGATTGGCAGAGGCCGAAGCAGCGGAAAACGATCGCACCGCTCAACAACTGGGAGTAAAGCTTTCCCAGGTGCAAGAGCGCACGACAAAGGTTCGAGATTTAGAGACCGTCTATCAGCGCCTGAATACAGCCCTGAAAAAAAAGACGGCTCTGGAGAAAGAAGAAGACCTTTTACGTAAAAGGGTGCCGGTCCAGCAGCAGATAGAAATCTCCCGGGAACCGCCCTATTCCCTGAGTTTTTACGATACGATCCTCGCTCAGTTGGCCACGGCCGAACACAAAGCAGAGACGGCCAATCTTGCGATAAGCCTGGCTGACAAAGCCCTTTTGACGACCCGCCGTCTTTTAAGCCGTACCCAATTGCAAGAGACCACGACCGCAGCTTTTGAAAAAACAACTGATTATTTTACCATTTTCCTGATCGTGCTCTTTGCCCTGCGGGTCGTCAACATTCCCCTTACGTTATTCACCTTTTTGGGCGGTGCCGTTGCCATCGGCGTAGGATTCGGCGCCCAGAACCTGATTAATAATTTTATCAGCAGTTTCATCATCATGGCGGAGCAACCGATAAAAATCGGCGATCTGATTGAAATCGAAGGAAACTTCGCCATGGTGGAAGAGATCGGTGCGCGCTGCACGCGGATTCGCACCGGTGCCAATGTGCATATCCTGGTACCCAACAGCAGTTTTCTGGAGAAAAACATCATCAACTGGACCCTTTCAGACAAAGAGGTCCGGGCACATGTGACGGTGGGAGTAATTTACGGGTCTCCGGTTCGCGAGGCGGAGCGCATTATGCTGCAAGTGGCGAACGAGCACAAACGGGTAAGAAAGAATCCCGCCGCCTTTGTGCTCTTCAATGATTTCGGCGACAATGCCCTGATATTTGATCTTTACTTCTGGATCAGCATGAGCCGTATCATGGATCGGCGCACGATCGAAAGCGACATCCGTTTCCGCATCGATGAACTGTTCCGCGCGGCAAACATTGTGATTGCCTTCCCCCAGCGGGATGTCCATCTCGACACCCAGAGACCCCTGGAATTCCGCCTTGTCAATGCCGACACCCGCTTTGAGATAAAGGAAAAAAAATAG
- a CDS encoding potassium channel protein has product MDHSKLRIALILLLAVIFAGTIGYVALEGMPVFDAFYMTVITISTVGFSEIKPLSQAGRILTVIVIVSGISVLTYTLGQVAKIFVEGELRRVLGRRKLEKQISELSNHYIICGYGRIGSIISHELAAEKIPFVVIEQNSAKIEQLEKEHYLYLNMDATSEEALNKAGIQKVRGIVTAVESDSDNVFITLTARALRPDVFVLARASDVKNESKILKAGASRVVCPYLFGGKRMAQILKKPTVVDFIDTAMMNSQLGLRMEEAVIGPTSGFIGKTLIDSHIRQDFGVIIVAIKKPSNEMIFNPTPMEKLESGDVIVVIGKKDDLSRMGEVLG; this is encoded by the coding sequence ATGGACCACTCCAAACTACGAATTGCACTGATACTCCTGCTTGCGGTTATCTTTGCGGGCACTATAGGATATGTGGCGCTTGAAGGTATGCCGGTTTTTGATGCCTTCTACATGACTGTCATTACCATCAGTACGGTGGGATTTTCTGAAATCAAACCCCTTTCCCAGGCCGGTCGCATCTTAACCGTTATCGTCATCGTTTCAGGAATCAGCGTATTGACTTATACGCTTGGTCAAGTGGCCAAAATATTTGTCGAAGGGGAATTGAGAAGGGTCTTAGGGAGGAGAAAGTTGGAAAAGCAAATCTCAGAGTTAAGCAACCATTATATCATCTGCGGGTACGGACGAATTGGTTCAATTATCAGCCATGAGCTTGCCGCTGAAAAGATTCCGTTTGTGGTGATTGAACAAAATTCGGCAAAAATCGAGCAACTTGAAAAGGAACACTATCTATACCTGAATATGGATGCAACCTCTGAAGAAGCCTTGAACAAGGCCGGAATCCAAAAGGTCAGAGGAATCGTAACGGCGGTCGAGTCGGATTCGGATAATGTTTTCATCACCCTGACCGCCAGGGCATTGAGACCCGATGTCTTTGTTCTGGCCAGGGCGTCGGATGTGAAAAATGAAAGCAAAATTCTTAAGGCCGGTGCTTCCAGAGTTGTTTGCCCCTACCTTTTCGGGGGCAAAAGAATGGCTCAAATTTTAAAGAAACCCACCGTGGTGGATTTTATCGATACCGCCATGATGAATAGCCAGTTGGGGCTCAGAATGGAAGAAGCCGTTATCGGCCCGACATCCGGCTTCATTGGAAAAACACTCATTGACAGCCATATCCGCCAGGATTTCGGGGTCATTATCGTGGCCATCAAGAAACCATCCAATGAGATGATTTTTAACCCGACACCGATGGAGAAACTGGAATCCGGAGATGTCATCGTTGTCATCGGCAAAAAGGATGATTTGAGCCGAATGGGTGAAGTCCTGGGTTAA
- a CDS encoding glycosyltransferase family 4 protein, with amino-acid sequence MAKKIGFISTRFAGTDGVTMEASKWAEVLKQSGHTCFWFAGELDRNPHNSLLVPEAHFKHEKNQWINERIFGHKSRSTDVTDAIHDLKVHLKIQIKAFISQFNLNLLIAQNVLTIPLHIPLGIALTELIAETQVPTIAHHHDFYWERTRFSVNAVGDYLRMAFPPNLTNIEHVVINSAAQEELALRTGISSVIIPNVLDFENPPEVDEAQTMAFRNALGLEPQDHIILQPTRIVQRKGIEHAIELVEDLKDPQYKLVISHEAGDEGYEYSEWLQETAREREVDLRLVKTRVSDPLNIEMNQRGRPTLWDIYPHADFITYPSLYEGFGNAFLEAVYFKKPLLINRYATFVRDIEPKGFDLIVMDGFLTKKNVQAVREVLNSPEKRKKMVDHNYEVARRYYSYAVLRRSLNMILMNFFGMDI; translated from the coding sequence ATGGCTAAAAAGATCGGCTTTATTTCCACCCGTTTTGCAGGCACGGACGGGGTCACAATGGAAGCCAGCAAGTGGGCGGAAGTTCTGAAACAAAGCGGTCACACCTGTTTCTGGTTTGCCGGGGAACTGGACCGGAATCCCCACAATAGTCTGCTTGTTCCCGAGGCCCATTTTAAACACGAAAAGAATCAATGGATCAACGAACGGATATTCGGACACAAAAGCCGGAGCACGGACGTGACGGATGCAATCCATGATCTGAAAGTCCATTTAAAGATTCAGATTAAGGCATTCATTTCACAATTTAATCTGAATCTTCTAATCGCCCAGAATGTGCTTACCATTCCGCTGCATATTCCTTTGGGCATCGCACTGACCGAACTTATCGCCGAAACCCAGGTGCCTACGATTGCCCATCACCATGATTTTTATTGGGAAAGGACGCGGTTTTCCGTAAATGCGGTTGGAGATTACCTGCGCATGGCGTTTCCCCCCAACCTGACGAATATCGAACATGTGGTTATCAATTCCGCGGCCCAGGAAGAGCTTGCGCTTCGAACGGGGATCTCATCTGTTATTATACCGAACGTACTGGATTTTGAAAATCCGCCGGAAGTGGACGAAGCTCAAACCATGGCCTTCCGCAACGCATTGGGGCTCGAGCCGCAAGACCATATCATCCTGCAACCGACCCGCATTGTTCAACGCAAGGGGATCGAACATGCTATCGAACTGGTCGAAGACCTGAAAGATCCTCAATACAAGCTGGTCATCTCCCATGAAGCAGGGGATGAAGGCTATGAATACTCCGAATGGCTTCAAGAAACTGCTCGTGAGCGGGAAGTGGATCTAAGATTGGTGAAAACACGAGTTTCAGACCCCCTCAATATTGAAATGAATCAGCGGGGCAGACCAACGCTGTGGGATATTTATCCGCATGCCGATTTCATTACCTATCCCAGCCTATATGAAGGCTTCGGCAATGCGTTTCTTGAGGCGGTTTATTTTAAAAAGCCCTTGTTGATTAACCGCTACGCCACATTTGTAAGGGACATTGAACCGAAGGGATTTGATCTGATTGTCATGGACGGCTTTCTTACTAAAAAAAATGTTCAAGCCGTAAGGGAAGTTTTAAACTCGCCCGAAAAAAGAAAAAAGATGGTGGACCATAATTATGAAGTGGCCAGGCGGTACTATTCCTATGCAGTCCTCCGGCGGTCGTTGAATATGATCCTGATGAATTTTTTCGGGATGGATATTTAG